The DNA sequence GTCTCGGTCATCGTCGTGAGTCCGAGGTCCGGGCCGCCGTGGACCGACGAGGCGACGGCGTTGCCGCTGACGTAGAGGATCTCCGCACCCGCGCGTTCGGCGAGGACGCCCTCGAGCGCGTCCGAGACGCCCGGGGCGAGAACGATCTCGTCGTCGGTGAGACGTCGGCGCAGAACGGTAGCGTTCGAGTCCATATCGTCGGTCAGCGTCGGCGGTCGCAAATGTCTGTTGATCGTCTCGGTGACTACCGATCGCCTCGACGTTCCGGGCGAAGCGCGGCCCCGATCGCCCGCGCGTCGTACTCCCTGGGCGATCGGACGACCGCGGTCGCCCGCTCGCGATCGGCGGCCGGGAGCCCGTGCGCGAGGAGCGTCTCGAGCCGGGCCGCGAACTCGTCGCCGGGGATCGGATCACGGTAGTCGCCGCGCGGGTACGCGCGCTCGGCGCTGACCGCGTCGCCGTCGCGACGCTCGACGGTGACGCGGGCCCCCCAGTCGTCCGGGAACGCGGCCTCGAACTCGTCGTCGGCCCGGACCTCGACCCGGTCCGCGAGCCGCTGGACTGCGTCCTCGGCGATCGCGTCGGGGGTGAAGTGCTCGAGCGCGACGTCGCCGCTGTGGAGCTGTCGGGCGAGGACGTACGGGATCGAGAACTTCGCGCCCGTCAGCGTCTCCGGCGAGGTGTGGGCCATGTCCGCCGCGTTCGCGTACGTCTCGACGACGACCCGATCGATCTGGGCGGGTTCGATATCGCGATCGACGGCGCGCAACGCGTCGAGCGGGGCGTGCGTGTACCGGCAGGACGGATACGGCTTGAAGTAGTTCTCCGTGATCGCCCAGCGCTCGCCGAGGTCGGCGAACAGCGACGCGAACCCCTCGGGGAGCAGGTCCTCGAAGGGATCGTACACTGACTCCATCACCGTCGCCGACCCGGGCATCCCGGCTCGTGCGAGCTGGGCCATCGTGACGCCAGCGCTCGCGGACGCACCCGCGGTCACGTTCCGCGACGGCGGGCCCGCTTCGTAGGGGTCGTCCATCGAGACGACGGCGCGGTTCGCCGCGAGTCGGAACGTCTCGCGGACCGTCGACCGATCGGGATCGGTACAGAGCACGCCCGCGACGGCCGGGCCGACGGTCGTCCACGTCGAGTGTGGGTCCCTGACGAGCCACGGGACGGCGTCGTTGAGCCGATCTTTCATCGCGAAGATGGCGTACTCGAGCCTGGCACAGATCTCGTAGGCGCGCACGCAGCTCTCGACCAGCGTCTCGCCGTCGGCGTCCGCCCGTTCCGCCATCGCGAGCGCCCCGGTGACGATTCCGGCACCGACGTGTCCGCCCGTGTTGTGCCCCTCCTCGATCTCCTGGACGATCGCCGCGGTCCCGTTCAGCGTCGCCGCCTGGACCGGTGCCGTCGTCCGGTCCGTGCCGACGACCGTCGCGTCGCCCGGCGGCAGGTCGACGCGCTCCCAGACGTCGTCGTACGGCTCGGCCGCGCTACCGGCGACCGTCGCCGCCAGCACGTCCGCGACCGTCTTCGCACCGCGATCGAGCACCGGATCGGGAACCGGCGACTCGAGACCGTCGAAGATCGACGCCTCCCACTCGCTCGTCGGGTCCGGTTCGTCGTCGCTCATCGATTCCACCTCGTCGCGAACTCGCGGACTGGGGTCGTCGCGTCGGGTTCCCGCCCGTAGCCGTGGCACTCGCGTCTCCTCGGGTAGCTGTCACACGATCGCATACCGCCCCGTTTCGCCGGGAGCGACCTAAAGCTATCTCACCGGTACGGCGAGGCGACCGGTGGGAGAAATACTTTTGAGGTGGGGCGGTGCATCACGTGATAGCATGACCAGTGACGAGGGGGGACACCGTGATTACGCCGACGGCGACGAGCGGCTCTGGGACAGGGCGACGACCGGTCCCCCGTCGCACACCGTGATAACGGCAGTTGCACGGCTCGAAGGCTGCAATCCGATGGATCTACCGCCGCTGTACGACGCGATCGATCCGGAGGCGATCGACGCGCTGTTTCCGGACGAGCCGAACTGCGGGGCCGATCGCGTCTCGTTTCGGTACTGCGGCTACGAGATCGACGTTCGACCGTCGGTCGTTCGCATCCGGGATGGCGACTGAGTTGGACAGCGATCCGCAGGAGCGCGGCGTCGGGGGGATAGCCGGCGAACTGACAGGCGAACTGCGGGTAGAACTATGGGTCTCGCACGACAACCGCCGATCGCGCATGAGTCAGACACCACGCGCTGTCGTCGAGGAGTTCTTCGATCGGATGGCGGACGACGACGAGCGCGACACCGTCGACGAACTGTTCACCGCGGACGCGGTCGTCACGCTCCCCGGAACGCGCTTCGAGGGTGCGGACGCCGCGACGGAACTGCTCGAGTGGCTCGCGCCGCGATACGAGTGGGCCGAGAAAGAATTCGACCGCTGGATCGAGGCGGGATCGCACGTCGTGAGTCAGGGGACGCTCTACGGCGTCGACGCCGACGGGGAGCGGTTCGAGGACGTCCGGTACGTCGACGTCTACCGGGTCGAAGACGGCCGCATCGCCCGGCTGGACATCTACAACGACCTCGCTGCGGAGGGGGTCGTCTCGTGACGGGGCGGACGGGCGTGCTGTTCGCGACGCGAGACGACCCCGACCTCGTCTGCGAGGCTGAACGCCTCGGCTTCGAGAGCGTCTGGGCGGCGGAGGGACAGGGGAAAACGGCGTTCGGGAAACTCGAGCGCTGGGCGGTCGCGACCGAGGAGATCGGGCTGGCGACCGGGATCGTCAACGTCTTCTCGCGCACGCCGGCGGCGACGGCGCAGGCGATCGCGACCCTCGACGCCCACTCCGGCGGGCGCGCGATCCTCGGGCTCGGCGTCGCCCACCCCGGCGTCGTCGAAGCGTTCCACGGCACCGAGTTCGAGCGACCGATCGCCCGGCTGGCGGAGTACATCCGTCTCGTCAGGCGGTACCTCGCCGGCGACCCGTCCGGGTTCGACGGGGAGTTCTTCAGCCCCGATCGAACGGCGTTCTGGGAGGCGTTCGATCCGGTTCGTTCCGAGATTCCCATCTACAACGCGGCGCTCGGGCCGACGAACGTCCGATTGACCGGCGAGCTGGCCGACGGGTGGCTCCCCAACCTCTACCCGCGACCGGCGTTCGAGCGCGCCCAGGAGTGGCTCGACGCGGGTCTCGAGCGGGGCGATCGGGAGCGATCGGACGTCGACGTAGCGATGTACGTGCTCGTCTCGGTCGACGACGATCGATCGGTCGCTCGCGACGCCGCGGCCGCTCACGTGGCGCGGTACTTCAGGGACGTTCCGGGCTATTACGACCGCGTCGCCGCCGAGGCCGGCTTCGACGAGATGATCGACCGCGTCGAAACGGCACCGACCCCGGCCGCGGCCGCCGACGCGGTGGACGACGCGTTCCTCGATCGGGTCGCCGTCGTCGGCGACGAGTCGAGCGTCAGGGCACAGCTGTCGGACCTGCGCGAGGCGGGCGTCGACCTGCCGATCGTCCGCGCGCCGAGCGGGGTCGACAGGGCGGCCGTCGAGGCCGTGCTCCGCGCGACGCGGCCGCGATGACGGTCGACCGGCGGGCCTACCCGAGCGCCGCCTGCCCGCCGTCGACCAGGATCGTCTCGCCGCTGACGAACGCGGCGCGATCGCTCGCCAGAAACGCGACGACCGCGGCGACGTCCTCGGGGTCGCCGAGCCGATCGATCGCCGTCTTCTCCCGGAACGCGTCTTCCCGTCCCTCGTCGAGATGCGTTCGGGTCATCTCGGTCCGGATGAAGTCGGGGTTGACCGCGTTGACACGGACGCCGTCGGGCCCCAGTTCCGCGGCGAGTGCCCGCGTCATCGCGTCGAGTCCGCCTTTGGACGCGCTGTAGGCGGCCCGGTCACGGTACCCCACGTGGCTGAGGAGGGACGAGATCGTGACGATCGCACCGCTCGACGCGCGGAGCGCGGGCGTCGCTGCGCTGATCGCGTTGTAGGCCCCGGTGAGGTTCGTCTCGATCACCTCGTCCCACTGCTCCGGCGCGAGGTCGTCGATCGGTTCGCGGGCGATCACGCCCGCGTTGTTGACCAGTACGTCGAGGCTTCCGTCACCCCGTTCGGTCGCCTCGGCGACGAGTCGATCGAGATCGGCGGGTTCCCTGACGTCCGCGTCGATCGCGCGGATCGTTCCGGGCAGGTCGGTGGCGTCGGCGACTACTGCGTCACAGTCGGCCACGTCGCCGGCGACGACCGTCGCCCCGCGTTCGGCCAGCGATCGCGCACACGCGCGCCGATCCCGCGGGCTGCGCCGGTGACGATCGCCGTCCGTCCCTCGAACCACTGGTCCGTCATTCGTCCCTCCGCGAGACTGCCCTGGTTGTGAATGGTCTCCGGTGCATCGGATAGCACCTGAATTCGACCCGTGTTATACGTTGCGGGCTCCGCGATCGTTCGGCTCCGGAATCCGCGAATCGATCGCGGGGAGCGCCGCCGGACGGCCTGGGAAACCCTTATACTGGACTGGTCTGATATACGGCTGTGAGCGACTACATACTCGAGACTGCGGACCTAACCAAGACGTTCGGCGAGTTGATCGCCAACGACGGCATCTCGCTGGGCGTGGAACGGGGTGAGGTACACGGGATCATCGGGCCGAACGGGAGCGGCAAGTCGACGTTTTTCAATACGGTGACCGGCTTCTACGACGCCGACGGGGGGCAGGTGTTCTTCGACGGCGCGGAGATCACGGGGATGGGACCGGACGAAATCGCCCGGAACGGGCTCGGGCGCACGTTCCAGATCGCCTCGCCGTTTACCGACCTCACCGTCCGCGAGAACCTCCTCAGCGTCTACACGGAGGGGCTGGGGTCCGGGCTCCGAATCACCGACGAGAAGCGCGATCGCGCCCAGGAGATCCTCGAGCGCCTCGAGATCGAACACATCGCCGAGCACGAGGCGAGCGATATCAGCGGCGGCCAGCAGCAGCTCCTCGAACTCGGCCGGATCCTGATGCTCGATCCGCAGTGTATCATGCTCGACGAACCGACCGCCGGCGTCAATCCGGCCCTGCAGAACCGCATCCTGGAGCACCTTCGGGACCTGAACGAGGACGGCAAGACGTTCGTGATCATCGAACACGACATGAGCGTCATCTCGGGGCTGACCGATTGCGTCAGCGTGCTGAACCAGGGGCAGGTCGTGATGCAGGGCGACTTCGAGACCGTCACGAGCGACGATCGCGTCAGGGAGGCCTATCTCGGCGAGGAGACCGACCCCGACGCGGGACTCGGCGAGACGCTCGATCGCAATACACGGTCGAGCACGGAGATCACGGCGGACGACGCCGGCGAAGGGGGCACCGTGACTGCATCCGGCGGTGCGTCCGCCGCGAGCAACGGCGGGTCGACGGCGGGCCTCTCGGAGGTGTCGCCCGACGTGACGTCGACGGCCAAGCGCCTGGTCGCCGAGGACATCGTCACCGGCTACGGGAACCACACGGTCATCGACGGCGTGTCGGTCGAGAGCCACGACGGCGTGACGTGCATCTTCGGCCCGAACGGGAGCGGGAAGTCGACGCTACTCAAGTCGCTCGTCGGTGCCGTCCCGGTCTGGTCGGGGTCGATCAGCTACGGGGAGACCGACATCACCGAGACGAACGCGTACCAGAACCTCGATCACGGGATGGTGATGCTCCCCCAGGACGGCGGGATCTTCGGCAACCTGACCGTCCGCGAGAACCTGCTCCTGGGCGGCTACCGGGTCGACGACCGATCGGTCCGACGGGAGCGACTCGACACCGTGCTCGACGCGTTCCCCGCCCTCGAAGACAAACTCGACGCCGACGGGCGGTCCCTCTCGGGCGGCCAGCAGATGATGCTGAGTTTCGGCCGGGCGATGATGACCGGTTCCGACCTCTTCTTGCTCGACGAACCGAGCGCCGGCCTCTCGCCGTCGCTCGTCGACGACGTCTTCGACATGACCGAGACGCTCGTCGAGCAGGGCGTGCAGGTCGTTCTCGTCGAACAGAACGTCAGGGAGGCGCTCAAGATCGCGGACCACGTCTACATCCTCGCTCAGGGAGAGTTACAGTTCGGCGGGGAGGCACACGAACTGCGCGACGAAGACGACCTCGTCGAACTGTACCTCGGACTCGAGTAATCGGTCTCGACCGCTCAGTCGTCCGTCTCGCCGATCGCTCTCTCGCGGTGACGGTTGGCCCAGCGATCGCTCTCTCGCGGTGACGGTTGGCCCAGCGATCGCTCTCTCGCAGTGACTGGTTGCCGAGATGACTATCAGGAATGAAAAGTACAAACCTATATGTAGTTCGATTCCAGATGGCAGTACATGGGGACGCATAGCAATCGGAATCCCAGGCGCAAGTTTCTCAAGTACGTCGGTGCAGCGGGGGCTGCTGGACTCGCGGGGTGCGTCGGACAGGACCCGGGCGAGGACGACGGCGGTGATGGCGGCGACGATACGGTCGTGATCGGATCGAACCATCCGCTGAGCGGCAGTCTCGGCGGGACGGGCGAGCGGATGGACAACGCCGTCAAGCTCGCTGCGATGATGAAGAACGAGAACGGCGGGATCGAGTCGATGGACGGCGCCGAACTCGAGGTCGTAAGCGGCGACAACCAGGGGGAACAGGAACTCGGCGGTGAGATCACGGACGAACTCATCGGCGAGGGCGCGGACGTTCTCACGGGGTGTTTCTCGTCGCCGGTCACCAACGCCGCGACCCGCGCCGCGGAACGCGATGGGACTCCGTTCGTCATCTCGGTCTCGGTCGCCGACGACATCCTGCAAGAGTCCGAGATGAACTACGTCTACCGACCACAGCCGCGGGCGAGGCAGATGGCCGTAGACCACGCGGACCTGATGCCGGCCGCGATCCGGGACGCCGGCCACGAGGTCGAAACCGCGGGCATCTACTACATCGACATCGACTTCGGTCAGTCCGTCCGCGACGCCCTCGAGGAGGAGCTTCCGGAACAGGGGATCGAAGTCGTCGAAGACGTCGGGATCGGATTCGGCGAAACGGCGGACACGCAAGTGACGCAGCTGCAGTCGGCCGATCCGGACGTCGTGATCGCGATTTCCTACGAGGGTGAGACCGTCGAACTGCTCCGTGCGATGGACGATCAGGACTACCGTCCGCCGTTCCTGGCTGGCTGTGCGAACGAGGCGCTCAACGACCGCAGCGCACTGGAGGAGATGGGCGACACGGCAGAGGACGCGCTCGCGACGAACTTCGCGCTCAATCCAGTCGACGATCGCGCCGCGGATGTCCGCGACCGCTTCGAAGAGGAGTTCGATCAGTCCTTCGACGCGAACGTCGCGATGACGTACGTGGCGACGGAGGTCATCATCGCCGCGATCGAGGACGCCGGCTCCGGCGACCCGGAGGACATCAACGACGCGCTGGCGGAGATCGAGGTGTCCGAGCACGTGGCCGCCATGCCGCCGATCACGTTCGACGAGTACGGCGAGAACGAGAACGCACTGGCACCGCTGTTCCAGGTGCAGGATCTCGAAGACCGGGTCGTTGCACCCGAAGAGTTCGCCGAAATCGACGTTGACCTCTAGACTCACTAAATGTTATCTACGGTTCCCATCGGACAGCACGTTCTCGACCAGGGACTCGGCGGTACCGCTGCGGCGATCGGGACGCCGATGTTCGTCGATCCCTCGATCGCGCTGCAACTGGTCGCGTTCGCGATCCTGCTCGGCGGCATCTACGGGCTCGTCGCGCTCGGTCTGACGATGATCTTCGGGGTCATGGACGTCATCAACTTCGCACACGGCGCGTTGATGGTCGCCGGGATGTACACCGTCTGGTGGCTCACCAACGAAGGTGGCCTCAACCCGTTCCTGACGATCCCGATCGCTATCGTCGTGTTATTCGTGCTGGGAC is a window from the Halosolutus amylolyticus genome containing:
- a CDS encoding MmgE/PrpD family protein → MSDDEPDPTSEWEASIFDGLESPVPDPVLDRGAKTVADVLAATVAGSAAEPYDDVWERVDLPPGDATVVGTDRTTAPVQAATLNGTAAIVQEIEEGHNTGGHVGAGIVTGALAMAERADADGETLVESCVRAYEICARLEYAIFAMKDRLNDAVPWLVRDPHSTWTTVGPAVAGVLCTDPDRSTVRETFRLAANRAVVSMDDPYEAGPPSRNVTAGASASAGVTMAQLARAGMPGSATVMESVYDPFEDLLPEGFASLFADLGERWAITENYFKPYPSCRYTHAPLDALRAVDRDIEPAQIDRVVVETYANAADMAHTSPETLTGAKFSIPYVLARQLHSGDVALEHFTPDAIAEDAVQRLADRVEVRADDEFEAAFPDDWGARVTVERRDGDAVSAERAYPRGDYRDPIPGDEFAARLETLLAHGLPAADRERATAVVRSPREYDARAIGAALRPERRGDR
- a CDS encoding HalOD1 output domain-containing protein, with the protein product MTSDEGGHRDYADGDERLWDRATTGPPSHTVITAVARLEGCNPMDLPPLYDAIDPEAIDALFPDEPNCGADRVSFRYCGYEIDVRPSVVRIRDGD
- a CDS encoding nuclear transport factor 2 family protein, which encodes MSQTPRAVVEEFFDRMADDDERDTVDELFTADAVVTLPGTRFEGADAATELLEWLAPRYEWAEKEFDRWIEAGSHVVSQGTLYGVDADGERFEDVRYVDVYRVEDGRIARLDIYNDLAAEGVVS
- a CDS encoding LLM class flavin-dependent oxidoreductase, whose protein sequence is MTGRTGVLFATRDDPDLVCEAERLGFESVWAAEGQGKTAFGKLERWAVATEEIGLATGIVNVFSRTPAATAQAIATLDAHSGGRAILGLGVAHPGVVEAFHGTEFERPIARLAEYIRLVRRYLAGDPSGFDGEFFSPDRTAFWEAFDPVRSEIPIYNAALGPTNVRLTGELADGWLPNLYPRPAFERAQEWLDAGLERGDRERSDVDVAMYVLVSVDDDRSVARDAAAAHVARYFRDVPGYYDRVAAEAGFDEMIDRVETAPTPAAAADAVDDAFLDRVAVVGDESSVRAQLSDLREAGVDLPIVRAPSGVDRAAVEAVLRATRPR
- a CDS encoding SDR family NAD(P)-dependent oxidoreductase, which produces MVRGTDGDRHRRSPRDRRACARSLAERGATVVAGDVADCDAVVADATDLPGTIRAIDADVREPADLDRLVAEATERGDGSLDVLVNNAGVIAREPIDDLAPEQWDEVIETNLTGAYNAISAATPALRASSGAIVTISSLLSHVGYRDRAAYSASKGGLDAMTRALAAELGPDGVRVNAVNPDFIRTEMTRTHLDEGREDAFREKTAIDRLGDPEDVAAVVAFLASDRAAFVSGETILVDGGQAALG
- a CDS encoding ATP-binding cassette domain-containing protein, coding for MSDYILETADLTKTFGELIANDGISLGVERGEVHGIIGPNGSGKSTFFNTVTGFYDADGGQVFFDGAEITGMGPDEIARNGLGRTFQIASPFTDLTVRENLLSVYTEGLGSGLRITDEKRDRAQEILERLEIEHIAEHEASDISGGQQQLLELGRILMLDPQCIMLDEPTAGVNPALQNRILEHLRDLNEDGKTFVIIEHDMSVISGLTDCVSVLNQGQVVMQGDFETVTSDDRVREAYLGEETDPDAGLGETLDRNTRSSTEITADDAGEGGTVTASGGASAASNGGSTAGLSEVSPDVTSTAKRLVAEDIVTGYGNHTVIDGVSVESHDGVTCIFGPNGSGKSTLLKSLVGAVPVWSGSISYGETDITETNAYQNLDHGMVMLPQDGGIFGNLTVRENLLLGGYRVDDRSVRRERLDTVLDAFPALEDKLDADGRSLSGGQQMMLSFGRAMMTGSDLFLLDEPSAGLSPSLVDDVFDMTETLVEQGVQVVLVEQNVREALKIADHVYILAQGELQFGGEAHELRDEDDLVELYLGLE
- a CDS encoding ABC transporter substrate-binding protein; translated protein: MGTHSNRNPRRKFLKYVGAAGAAGLAGCVGQDPGEDDGGDGGDDTVVIGSNHPLSGSLGGTGERMDNAVKLAAMMKNENGGIESMDGAELEVVSGDNQGEQELGGEITDELIGEGADVLTGCFSSPVTNAATRAAERDGTPFVISVSVADDILQESEMNYVYRPQPRARQMAVDHADLMPAAIRDAGHEVETAGIYYIDIDFGQSVRDALEEELPEQGIEVVEDVGIGFGETADTQVTQLQSADPDVVIAISYEGETVELLRAMDDQDYRPPFLAGCANEALNDRSALEEMGDTAEDALATNFALNPVDDRAADVRDRFEEEFDQSFDANVAMTYVATEVIIAAIEDAGSGDPEDINDALAEIEVSEHVAAMPPITFDEYGENENALAPLFQVQDLEDRVVAPEEFAEIDVDL